One Conger conger chromosome 18, fConCon1.1, whole genome shotgun sequence DNA window includes the following coding sequences:
- the b3gnt2b gene encoding N-acetyllactosaminide beta-1,3-N-acetylglucosaminyltransferase 2: MNASRRRVKVLGLMMMVNLFIYVVVEVSRSGGRDQSESKVRVPSKRFWRQGANSEAYWNQQQQRLDRAHNPILVAENGTGVAFPDWLNATEDLGSCEPNMAVTRLVKDYNSLPARFKDFLLYMSCRSYPLLVDQPHICQDPPFLLLAVKSLAPHFDRRQAIRESWGQAGLVANRTVVTVFLLGNTTGVDHHPDLSEMLRYETSLHRDILQWDYRDSFFNLTVKDVLFLDWMQLRCPNASFVFKGDDDVFVNTHRILDFLGGLAPAKAKDLFVGDVITKAGPHRDKKLKYFIPESMFVGQYPPYAGGGGFLYSGDLALRLRNATRQVALYPIDDVYTGMCLRTLGLAPEKHKGFRTFDIEEKYRNNPCAYKGLVLVHSRTPQEMIKIWGWLKDPKLNCQ; the protein is encoded by the coding sequence ATGAACGCGTCGCGGAGGAGGGTGAAGGTGCTGGGCCTGATGATGATGGTCAACCTCTTCATCTacgtggtggtggaggtgtccCGCAGCGGGGGGCGGGACCAGAGCGAGTCCAAGGTGCGCGTCCCCAGCAAGCGCTTCTGGAGGCAGGGCGCCAACAGCGAGGCGTACTGGAACCAGCAACAGCAGCGGCTCGACCGCGCCCACAACCCCATCCTGGTGGCGGAGAACGGGACCGGCGTGGCCTTTCCCGACTGGCTCAACGCCACCGAGGACCTCGGGTCCTGTGAGCCCAACATGGCCGTCACCCGGCTGGTGAAGGACTACAACTCCCTACCTGCCCGCTTCAAAGACTTCCTGCTCTACATGAGTTGCAGGTCCTACCCGCTGCTGGTGGACCAGCCGCACATATGCCAGGACCCGCCTTTCCTGCTGCTGGCGGTCAAGTCCCTGGCCCCCCACTTTGACCGGAGGCAGGCCATCCGCGAGTCGTGGGGCCAGGCCGGGCTGGTGGCCAATCGGACGGTCGTCACGGTGTTCCTGCTCGGCAACACCACGGGGGTGGACCACCACCCCGACCTGTCGGAGATGCTCCGGTACGAGACCTCCTTGCACCGGGACATCCTCCAGTGGGACTACAGGGACTCCTTCTTCAACCTGACCGTGAAGGATGTGCTCTTCCTGGACTGGATGCAGCTCCGGTGCCCCAACGCCAGCTTCGTCTTCAAGGGCGACGACGACGTCTTCGTCAACACCCACCGCATCCTGGACTTCCTGGGCGGCCTGGCCCCGGCCAAGGCCAAGGACCTGTTCGTGGGGGACGTGATCACCAAAGCCGGGCCTCACCGCGACAAGAAGCTGAAGTACTTCATCCCGGAGAGCATGTTCGTGGGGCAGTACCCGCCCTACGCGGGCGGAGGGGGCTTCCTCTACTCGGGGGACCTGGCTCTACGCCTGCGCAACGCCACCCGCCAGGTGGCCCTGTACCCCATCGACGACGTCTACACGGGCATGTGCCTGAGGACACTGGGCCTGGCCCCGGAGAAGCACAAGGGCTTCAGGACCTTCGACATCGAGGAGAAGTACAGGAACAACCCCTGCGCCTACAAGGGCCTGGTGCTGGTCCACAGCAGGACTCCTCAGGAGATGATCAAAATCTGGGGCTGGCTCAAGGACCCCAAGCTCAACTGCCAGTAG